Part of the Falco cherrug isolate bFalChe1 chromosome 1, bFalChe1.pri, whole genome shotgun sequence genome, TGATTTAAAACTGACGTGAGAGATGATGCTGTGTTCAGATCTAAAAGAGAGGGCTAtgcacagctctgtgctgatGAGAAGAAACTGCTCAGATGTTACAGATTGGCAAGGAATATTAAGATACGTGCATTTGTACTCAGCAAGACATAGAAAGGAACACTGTGCTTCACTTGAAAGCTGGTATTATCAGACTCCCAATGTTaaaagtgtttggttttgttaagcTATTTGTTGCCAAGATGAACCATCCTTCCCTGTGTCTGGATGTGTGTCAACTGTATTCCCCAAGCCGATCGAAATACCTGTTCAATTCTATTATCATGAGGACTTGTTTCTCTTATGCATCTAAATGGATACTGcttaatacatttttccatGGCTTTTGAAATTCTTGAAGTTAAAGTgataacattaaaattaatgatgctGGAATCTTTAAATGTGCTTCCTAAAAGATGTCAATTTTTATTAGCTCTGTGAatggaaaaggataaaaagagcACACGTTTTAATATTTCATGGTCATGTCAGTGGCTTGTAAAGGTGTGACATAACCATATGTACAGAAGGAAGAATTAAGCTAAAAGACAGTTATTGACCTACAATTGTTAAGTGGGTCAGTGGTATAACTTGGAAACCCAGATTATTCTGAGTCTTGGTGTGCTGCATGGTAGCACTAGACCTTCAGATATGAACCTTTTCTGGGGAGGACTATTTAGCCTAGAAGCTTTTTTCTAACTGTTAGCTAAAAGACACTTCATACCAGCTTCCAGTTTTGTAGTAGTATTCCATGACATTAACCTACCTCTGAATCTATTCTGTGTCTCTAACACAATTATAATTTGGGATCTCTGGCAAGAGCCAGTGTAATTTGGTCTTCAGTTATGCAAAATCTGTAAGAAGATTTCAAATGTAGAGAAATCCTTAGGTTTTAGGGGTCTAATGTGTCTgggtgccagctgctgcagataTTGAGCATGGCCACTCATTTTGTAGTTCTCTGCTGGTGGAGGTGAAGGGAAGCCTTTTGCTAGGGCTGGTTGCGTGAAATTTCACATTAGAAGTCAGTTGGGTGCCTTCACGGATTTGAGACCTGTAGCTTAGCTTTTATTTGTGTGAGAATCTGATGTAACTTCTTGATGTTTTGCTTCAATGGGCTGTAATGGTTTTCTtctatgtgtgtgtggggaggcaggcaggaagcTTCAAAAAAGAGTAAGTAGCTGTTGGCCTTTCAGGTATTGGACACCTACGCACACAGCACCTGTTGATGTATAGAGATGCAGGTTTGACTGCAGGCTGCTATGTGCATTTTGGCAGGAGCATTGCAACCAAGGATGTATGAGCTGTGCTGTAAAGGATGAAGTTCTTGGAGGCCTTCACAGACTGCAGAAGAGAGTCCAGCTAAAGCAGAACTGCAGTGGGGAGATCGGgtacagagcagctgtgggtggctTGGGAGCATTTGGACTTTAGTTTCAAGGAAGGGCTGTGGGAGGGTGTGGGAGTGCGGGGcgtggagcaggaggagcagcctTCCAGGCCTTGATGTGAATGATTCACTTGTGTTAAGAAATGTCTTCTTGTTGTTGTCCCAACCCAGATATGAGTACCACTGGGCAGATGGGACAAACATAAAGAAACCAATTAAGTGCTCTGCACCAAAGTACATTGATTACCTGATGACTTGGGTCCAGGATCAGCTGGATGATGAAACGctatttccttctaaaataGGTAAAGTAAATAAGTAAAACTGAACAATGTGTTTGGATTACAGTTGTACAGGAATATTCAAGTCTTATAACATTAAAAAGTCTCCTAAATGGCTGATGAGTAGGGCAACTTTAAAAGGTTACATTATATATGTAAAGGCATTTTTGTCTCTTGAGATAAAATTTGTGTGGTAGTACATGAACTCTGATCCATGTgttaataatagtaataaaccATCTATCACAATTCTGAATGCAGGAAGTACTGTTTCTATTAAATAAGGAACTGTGTTGATCAAAAgtgatgtttttttcattttgaacagTGGGTTGTTTCCTTAGAAATAAGGCAGAGGGTCTCAAAACCTTATAAACAGTAATTGGTACAAACTGAAAGCTTTCTGATGGCAGGAAAGATGTTTGGTCCTTGTGGGGATCTTCTCCTAGGTGTTACCTCCAAAGAAGTTGAATTGCATCTTTGATCTGAAAttgatgataatttttttctttttttcaagtgaagaTGAAAGATGTATGTTTAAGTGGTTTCTTTGAGAAAAGTAGGAGCAAAATAATGACCGACAACCAGTTCAGAAATGGTAACAGGAAGAAAACCCTGCTTCTAGAGGCAGGAAGGATTATTTGTTCTAAAGCTCCTAACTGGCAGTTTTCCAGTACACCACTACTCATAGGCTTATGATCCGCTGtggaaaaaggaagggagatctcctaattgtttttattttgtgaatagTTTCTGAAGCATTTGACACATTTGCAGTAAGCCTCTTCAGAGAAACAGGGCCACCTGTCAGAATCAAGTGACATTTGTTTTTACTTCAGAGTTAAGCAGATATGCAGAGAAGGCTGGTTAGTTTGTGAAGAAGTGACAAAAAGCTAGATGTTCCCAGCTTAGTAGACGTAAGCGTGGTTTATTTGCATTCTATAGCATTCATTTTAGTGTTGCAGGGTAGAGTTCAGAGCTGGGGTAGAAGTCCACTACTAATAAGAATGATACTAAATAGCTACAGTTAATATTAAAGTTATGTTCAAAAGGCTACATCAGGACTTGATCTTTCTTTAGCTGCAGCATATACTTtgctgaagactttttttttttttcttataatagGATGTATTTTTTGAAAGGTAGTCATTCAGAATGAGCCTTAAAGGCCACAATGGATAACAAACTAAACATGAACTTCCCATGCAatgcagcagccagcaaaggAAATGTGGTGTATATGTAAACAGGGCAACTCAAGTAGGAgtatgaaaattttatttctgagagtTTTAAAGCATTGGTAAGATCAAGATTGGCCTACAGCATCCAGCTTGAGCTTCTGGCCTTCAAACAGGACTTCAACAGTTGGAGAGAGAGAGGGCAAAACAGCTTAGCTGACTGGGAAAACTGCTTTGTGATGAGAAGCTAGACAGGTTTAATCTTTTTAGATCGTTGATACGTATCTTTTTTTAGCCTGCGGATGTGTCAACTAAAGAGATTATTGTTCCCAGTAGCTGGTTGCTGTTTCCTAACTGATGTTAACAAAACTTGTGCACTGACAAAAGATCTGCTGttgaagctgatttttttaacctGTCCTGGgtaattttcactgaaatgacTGAAAGGAGCGTGTTTCGGAGTACACTAAGCAGGCAGTTAAGAAAGCAGTAGCCTCTGGCTAAGGGATGGTGATGAGCAGGATGGAGACAGGAGTCTTTTTGCAGGGCATGAGACAGGTGGAAGACAGCCTATTTCTGATTTCACTTTAGCcaagagaaatgtaaaacttgacGGCTGATAGGAGAGGTGTTTTTTGTTACCTGCTCAAAGGTATCTGGTGTCCCTTGGAGTACCCTGTGCTATCTTGGACACACGCCCAGAGCTATTGGTGAGACTCTGAGCCTGCAGGagtctttcccttttctgcGCTGGCAGTCAGAGGCCAGGCGAGTACTGAGAGGGCATCTCTAAGTGTATTAGGTATCGGTGTCTGGGTATCTGAATCCTCCCAGAAGGGAGGAAGGTCTTCGTCAGAGAAGGCTTTTTGAGGAACTGTACCGAGGCATAACAAATTTTAGTGCCTGGAAGTTGAAGCTAGGAGGGTTCAGCATAGAAGTGTCAtcagatttgttttgaaaaaagttCATGAGCCACTGGTCTGCTGAAGGGAGAGAAGCCGTCCCTCTGGTCTCCCAAAGAGCTGCTTGTTGTGCTTCAGCCTAAGTATATTGTGTGACTCGCAGGTGAAATCGCTGAGTGAAATGGAACAGCCTTTCTTGTGCAAGAGAGAGGGTTGGGTTATAAtggttttcaaaatacatgaaCATTACAtgggcatttaaaaataagccatctgttttcttatttctagGCGTACCGTTCCCAAAGAATTTCATGTCGGTGGCAAAGACAATTTTAAAGCGTCTCTTCAGAGTTTATGCTCACATCTATCACCAGCACTTTGATCCTGTGATCCAGCTACAGGAAGAGGCACACCTTAACACTTCTTTCAAgcactttatattttttgttcAGGTAAGTGTGGCGGGAGCATGGTGATTACATTTATATTATGGAAAAAGTAGCGTATCAAAGTAATACCCCTTCAGTTCCTTAACAGCTGGTGTGTTTGTGGGAGAGTCAGTGCATCCAGGGCCCACAGATAGTGTCTTACTGTGTTCTGATGTATATTTACTGCTAGAAGCATTCCAGGAATGGAAAAGTTCTCAATGAAGCATTTGTTCGCTACAAAGTTGAATACTGAAAGGTGTTCCCTAGCGAATAATTCAGTAGAACAGTAATTCttaacaaaagaaagaggaaggacagTGTCTGAAGCTAGATTGAAAACGGTGTGCTTGCTTCAAAGCTACATTCCCCCCCTCTCTGTATAAAAAAAGAGCATCATCTTACGTTTCCTTCAATTGGTGGAAAAAGCTTTAGGCAGTTGAACGCTGCTATTCAGCTAATGGCAGATGGGCAGAAAATGCTGTAGTGGCTAAGCCTGAACTCGAAGAGCCTATTACCAAATAACTTCTATCTGAATAAGACTTCTCACGTGAGCTGCACATGTGAAACTTGGTATGTATGTCTTTCTCCTCACCCTTGTTACAGGAATTCAACCTCATTGATAGAAGGGAACTTGCACCACTTCAAGAACTGATTGAAAAACTCACCTCTAAGGACAGATAAAAGGAAGAGGATTTCTTGAAATCACTTGTTTCTTTAAGCAAGCgtgtggtattttttttgttaatttgttggtttgtttttttttttttttaaaaaaacaaaaacatgtgCTGTTATTGATGACAGCCAAGGTCtactttctgtgcttttcttaaGGGAAATCTTTTATCTGTTAGTGACATGTggtaaataactttttttttttgttactttttgaTTGTTGTTATTCATTGTGGAATTTTAGCAGGTGCTGAGCGTTTATAAAGGAAACATGCTTGGTTGGGGGATTGAC contains:
- the MOB1B gene encoding MOB kinase activator 1B isoform X2 is translated as MSFFGSRSSKTFKPKKNIPEGSHQYELLKHAEATLGSGNLRMAVMLPEGEDLNEWVAVNTVDFFNQINMLYGTITDFCTEESCPVMSAGPKYEYHWADGTNIKKPIKCSAPKYIDYLMTWVQDQLDDETLFPSKIGVPFPKNFMSVAKTILKRLFRVYAHIYHQHFDPVIQLQEEAHLNTSFKHFIFFVQEFNLIDRRELAPLQELIEKLTSKDR
- the MOB1B gene encoding MOB kinase activator 1B isoform X1, encoding MSFLFGSRSSKTFKPKKNIPEGSHQYELLKHAEATLGSGNLRMAVMLPEGEDLNEWVAVNTVDFFNQINMLYGTITDFCTEESCPVMSAGPKYEYHWADGTNIKKPIKCSAPKYIDYLMTWVQDQLDDETLFPSKIGVPFPKNFMSVAKTILKRLFRVYAHIYHQHFDPVIQLQEEAHLNTSFKHFIFFVQEFNLIDRRELAPLQELIEKLTSKDR